Below is a window of Thunnus maccoyii chromosome 16, fThuMac1.1, whole genome shotgun sequence DNA.
TCATGTTAAGCAAAGCTCAGATGTGACAAGCACAGCTTTGTCATTTAGGCTTCAATGTTTTGCCGCCTACTTTGAGGAAGCACTTTGTGACGATACATTGCATGTATTTTGAATATTCTAAACTTCATGAGTACTGTGATGTCTTTTCGGTGTAACATGCTGCTCATATTggtgtttcattgtttttccaAACTCTTGGCTTTCAGTAAGATTTAAGCTTTGTTAGTGTTCTACATATATGGTGCGTAGTTTGGACGAATTCCActtgtttggttgttttctgttttcaagtATTATACACAGCTctgaaaatgttagaaaatatttaaaagaagtAACAGAACATTTAGAGAAAAAGGTGGCAGCTGTCCATGAAGGAATTTATCTCAAATAAACATACAATTTAAAAGGCCAATCTTGGAAATAGTCTGTATACCTGtcatgttttgacattttaaatttacaaaatgCCCCTGGGGAAAAGTCAATTTGCAGATGAATTACTGCCTAttatttttcatgcatgtgAAATGTATCCTCTTTAATTGATGTATTAAGGTCAGCTGATTTGAATAATTGAAAACCCCTTTTGAAGGCTAAACCAGGGTGTGGTAGCACACAGACAACCCTCTAAAATGATGGCATACAGGCAGAACTTTAAGTTATAAACTGATCATGAcactcttaaaaaaaatgtatgttttttaagTTACGTTTTGATTTCTGTTGACAtgcatttaatgtttaaaattcTCTGAATAATTTAGACAATTCTCCAATTGCTTTTAGGCGTTTCTTGAGAGCAATTAGTCGTTGGCCTCCTTCTGTCTTGTAAGACACTGGAGTAGTGTGTCTTGGTTTAGTCTGATGACTATACAGTAAAGTCCAGTTTTTCAGCAAGAGGTTTTGTGGCTGTTCACGCAAAAGCAGTAAGATTGTGGCTGCAGAACTCATAAATCTCAGaaatcatatatcatatcatatcatatcatatcatatcatatcatatcatatcatatcatatcatatcatatcagtaATATCCTCATAAAAGTGCAGACCTGTTGTCTATGAAATACTAAATCATTATAAATTTCTTTCACAGAGCACACAAAGAACTGTTTTGAAGCATGAAGCGCAGTAAGCACCGTGGACACAAGGAGGACAGGAACGGAGGTATCAGTAGCAAAGATGGTTGACAGAGGATTAGGTCAAAGACTTCTTTGGGAAATGCTGGGTGACATTACAAACTCATGCCGGCTGGTATCCCATTTCAACTCACCATGCCAAACTAAAGTGCTAGAAACGTTGTCATGCATTCTCTACATTTACTCTCACCCTGAAACATACAAGTGCAGCAGTTACTTGACTTTACCATATCAAGATGACTTCTTCTTGACCTATAAATGGCATATTAGCTTTTTAGGACATATTTAAGTATTTCAATTTTACTACAAGTTGTCCTTATTGTGTATCTTTCACATGATCTCCAGATGAGCCAGCTATTCTGGAGACAGAGAACCTGTTTATGGGAGGAGGCCAAGATCCTGACACTATCTCACTGGCCTCAGTCACAGCTGTCACTACCAATGTATCAAACAAGAGGCAAGCATGATATTGTTGTGCATGTGGCTAccttttaaactgttttattgttattgttgcgCTTGTATCTGGGTCATGACTCTTATGTAGATAAATACCTTCTTGTGCGTTCGTCTGTGCTGTAGGTGTCAAATGTTGTTGTCACTGACTAAACCCAGGAACCACATAAATTCTGTTGTTTGTCACTGATCCCCGATCTCATTATTATGTAGATCAAAACCAGACATAAAGATGGAGCCCAGTTCTGGAAGACCAGTAGATTATCAAGTAAGAGAATTTTAAGATTATTGACTCAGTCCTTTAGATTCATCATTCCAGTTTATACTGTAGAACATTATAAATGTCATTGTACTTACAAAGGAAGGTTGATCCCAGATTTTAGTCTTAGATGTGATGCCGTTGGTAtgttattaatcaattaattagcAAGTCACTCTGTCAATTACTTGATCTATTAATTTCAGGTCAGTGTGACAGTGATTGAAGCCAGACAGCTGGTGGGTCTGAACATGGATCCAATGGTCTGCGTAGAGATTGGAGAAGATAAAAAGTACACCTCCATGAAGGAGTCAACCAACTGCCCATACTACAATGAAGTGAGTCAGTCATGACaacatattgtatgtatatattcatatgtAACTATATAGAAGGAAGATACCCACAATATCATCACAAACAGCATGTTTTGTAATCCtaactttcatttttcttttccagtaTTTTGTGTTCGACTTCCACGTGCCTCCAGATGTTATGTTTGACAAAATCCTGAAGTTGTCTGTAAGTTGTTTAATTTACAATAGTTTAATATAATGCCAATTCATATTATTCCTAGTTTGTTGCAAGGTCATAATATCTCCTTGAACCCACCCTTAGGTAATCCACTCCAAAAATCTTCTGCGCAGTGGAACACTGGTTGGAACTTTTAAATTGGACGTTGGCACAATCTACGGCCAGGCAGGTAAAGGATAAAGGAAAATCAGTCATCTCATTTTGAATGTATATTGACAAGAGATATTTAAGTGTTTGGCgaatttgttttctcttttctcttgcaGAACATCAGTTTTACCACAAATGGGCTTTGCTGTCTGACCCTGATGATATCACAGCAGGGTGCAAAGGCTATATCAAATGTGATATTGCAGTTGTGGCCAAAGGAGACACTATAAAAACTCCACACAAGGCCAATGACTCCGATGAAGATGACATAGAGGGGTAAATAGGGTCATAACGGAGGCCTTGATTATAAAGAATCCTGCTTCCTTCTTACCACCACACTGTTATGCCATTTCACCATTTGCTATTTCTGTTTCAGCAATCTGTTGTTACCAGAGGGGGTACCTGCAGAGCGACAGTGGGCTCGTTATTACCTGAAGATCTACAGAGCAGAGGGACTCCCCAGAATGAACACTAGCATCATGGCCAACGTCAAAAAGGCCTTCATAGGAGAAAATAAGGACCTGGTTGATCCTTATGTCCAAGTACTGTTTGCTGGACAGAAGGCAAGTAATGGCAATGATCACATATGTTGAATGCCCCTTGTTTTTGTAACGTGTGGATAATTCAGTTTCATCTCAGCAAGTCCAAAATATGAATTACACTGACAATACAATATCTAAATTGACTCAAGTATTAATATTAGTTGTAATGTGTGGTTACAGGGGAAAACATCAGTGCAAAAGAGCTGCTACGAGCCCATCTGGAACGAGCAAATTGTTTTCACTGAGATGTTTCCGCCACTGTGCAAACGCATGAAGATCCAGATCCGTGACTCAGACAAAGTGAACGATGTTGCTATAGGAACACACTTCCTAGATCTACGGAAGATTTCCAATGATGGGGACAAAGGTGATTCATAATTTTCTATTCCTGCTATTAACTGCAGAAGATTTCCTCTGGATATGGGATCACTTTGAGCAACTCCTAAACAGTTGTAAACAATAAGAATGAAGGTTTTAATGTCCTTCAATTTTGATCCACTCAGTATCATAAAAAGCATCTGTCAGGCATCACATTTCTATCCTTAATTTGCAAATTATCAGGTGCaaattgtatttattctttatttctcaggCTTCCTCCCCACTCTGGGACCTGCCTGGGTCAACATGTACGGCTCCACTCGTACCTACACCCTGATGGACGAGTACCAGGAGTTAAACGAAGGGCTCGGTGAGGGGGTGTCCTTCAGGGCCCGTCTATTGATCAGCCTCGGTGTGGAGATACTCGACCCCTCCTCTCCTGAGATTACCAGCTCCACAGAGGTGCAGGTGGAGGGAGTGCCCAACATCTCAGAGGTGGGTCCCTGCCTGGATGGGCAGCCATGCAGAGGAAGCCAATTGTTACTCTTGCTGACAGGTCATTGTGCTGCAGCTATTGTGAATTATTAATTGTCTTAATTTAGCCCACCTGGTGCATTATTTAACATGCTGTTTTGCATTAATGTGGCTGCTTTTTGTTGGCGAACAATGTAAGTCACACAGCAAATTCAATTGAGCATAGTGGGACCGTAACCCCGAGCCCTCTGGGATTCAGTTCTCACTGTCAGACAGCTTGTATTACACTGATTGTCAGGACCACTGCATTACATAATATGTTATCCAAGTGCAGCAGCTGTCAAAATTTCATTTGTGTCCTTTCTAAACTTTATTTACCAGAGAAAAGGGGAAGGTTGTGCAGCATTCACATTCAGATACTTACActtgtctgtttattttcacagaCTGCAACTGGGAAGGTTGAGGAATTTTTCCTGTTTGGGTCTTTCCTGGAGGCCACAATGATTGACAGAAAGATTGGAGATAAGCCCATGAACTTTGAGGTCACCATAGGTATTTTACATTGCCTACTCATTATCAGATATTCCTAATGTCTGCCACTGTCTCATTATGAGACTGATATTGAATCCTTGGACAATTaaagttcattttcagtgttatttttgaGCAGAATTTAGtgataaatgcatatttttgaAACAATTCCTGGTCTTAAGTTGGCATTATGTAGGGCAGTTTAGGAGTCACCttaatttattaacattaaagtATGATTACTGTAGTTCATATGAAACCAAGCAGTTTTGGAGACCAAGTATCCTCATCAGCATGAGTTAAAAGTGCAGCACATTTAAGGGTGTGACTCGTAACATAGTTGGTTATTTCTAGGTTACTATGGAAACGAGATTGATGGGGTTGCCAAGCCTCAAACGAAGGGGAAGAAGGGGGGAGGTGATGGAGACGAAGAGGAAACTGAACTGATCCACAACTCCAGTGAGGATGAGATTGACGATGACGGTGACCTGACTTCAGTTGCGACTACTCCTCCCATGAAACCTGTCATCACTGACCGGTCAGAGctataacaataaatacatcatCATAAAGTGACATGGGtgataaactaaactaaaaaattAACATGCAatatttcaaagaaaaacagacgCACTAAGATGTTTCTTGCTAAATTCATGTAAGCAGCACAGATTGTTACTTCACTTATATGTTAAGTGAATATAGTTCTAGTAGTCCAAGGtattacatttcaaaatccTGTGAAATGTTATGTGTTTTAGGTGACATTTTTAACgttattatgatttatttttcctttttgatgaAATGCATTCCTCATTTATATTCTCAGAAACTACTTTCACCTGCCGTATTTTGAGAGGAAGCCGTGTGTCTACATCAAGAGTTGGTGGCAGGACCAGAGACGGAGGCTGTACAACGCCAACATCATAGATAACATCGCAGATAAACTGGCAAGTCATACAATCGATTAATGGGTAGATGAGTATAGTCTTTTAAAAAGTTAGGTACGTAGTTTTATTAATTTGTCTATTAGAAGTTTAATGTTTCTGACGTTTGATGAATGAGCCCTTAAGAAAATggcaataaaaatgttattattattactatgtAAACACCCTCTATTGCTTCTGCAGGAGGAAGGACTGAATGATGTGCAAGAGATCATCAAGACAGAAAAGACTTATCCTGAGCGCAGGCTTAGAGGTGTCCTGGAGGAGCTCAGCCAGGCATGCAGGTCTGTAGTTAACAACATAAACCAGATATTGTAATAATGGGCTGTATTTATCATGCAGTGGAATATAAAATTTTAAACTGACTGAGCTCCTCTTCTTTCAGTCAGTTCCTTTCGTTGGCAAACAAGGACCAGAATCAGTCGGGCAGAACCAAACTTGACAGGGAGAGACTGAAGCTGTGCATGTCCGAAGTGGTATGTCAATCAAATAAagagctgtgtttttttctactaCTTGTTGACTGTAAATATTTGTATTGTCTCTAAATTCTGGGATGTTTCTGGTTGTAGGAGAGCATAGGCACGCAAGCTAAAGCCATGAGGTCACAGGTGAAAAAAAGCACAGTGAGAGATAAAATCAAACTGGCTCATAACTTCCTCCAAAAGCTGCGCTTCCTGGTTGATGAAGTAAGATCTACATCATTTTAGGCATCTACAGTACCATATACAAAATACACAGCCTATTGTACCTGCTTGTCATAGTGgtcaatttaatttttttaatctgaGTTCTTTTCATTGCAGCCTCAACACAGTGTTCCTGATGTTTTCATTTGGATGATAAGTAATGGGAAGCGTATTGCTTATGCACGCGTTCCCTCCAAAGACCTCCTTTACTCTAACATAGATGAGGAGAGGGGAAAGGACTGTGGTAAAGTCAAAACAATCTTTCTGAGGGTGAGTTTAtgcaaaacagtcaaaaagaaGTTCATTAAATCTGATATGTACTTTGAAATAATTCATCAAACGTCTTTCATCATTTGTAACcatgttgttttgctttaataTAATGATCTGGTTGTTTTCCTTATATACTAAAGATCCCAGGTAAGAAAGGTTTTGGGCCTGCTGGATGGACGGTGCAGTCCAAGATAGAGATTTATTTGTGGCTGGGTCTGAATAGGCAGCGCAAAGACTACCTGAGCGGTCTGCCCAATGGATTTGAGGAAAATAAGTTGTCCAGAGGACCCGGTCTGCCGTGCTCACCACCCATCAGCCTCACCTACATGAGTAAGACAGTCATCTACTGGCCATACTCGCATCATCGATATATTAATTTTGTAATACATGAAATAAAGGTGTTCCCTCCACACAGTACAGCACAATGCAAAATatggactaattgattaatttatgtGCATCTGGATCTTTCCACAGTGAAACAGATCTTCCAGCTGAGGGTCCACATGTACCAGGCTCGCAGCCTGTTTGCTGCTGACAGCACAGGATTGTCTGATCCCTTTGCAAGAGTCTTCTTCTCAACACAAAGCCAGGTCACTGAGGTGAGCGCACTCAAGGAAAGGGCTTTTTAGGAAGTGAGCTGAACTTGGAcctaaaatacatacatataaatacttACATTATTTGACTTACTGTATAGCAGATTCTGCATCTTTATcaaatcttttgttttcttgccagGTGCTGGCTGAGACTCTCTGCCCAACTTGGGACCAGCTACTGGTTTTTGAGAATGTGGAGCTGTTTGGAGAGGCCAGCGAACTGAGAGACGACCCTCCTATCATCGTGATTGAACTCTACGATCAAGACACAGTGGTAAGGGTTGTTTTGAAATAGAGACACCTCTCTGTTTCCATTTGAATTAATGTGAACATGAGTCTACCTTCACACAGCTTGAGTTTCCGGATAGCAACTGTCTTACCATCCTCCTCCATCCTAATCATCCTAATAATTtaagagtctgtctgtcttccatTTGAATGTAAGACTAAACATATTATTAGTAATGAGTTAGATTCAGTGTGTGATATGCCATTAATATTGTGTCATACTATTACTTCATAATTAGAAAATTGTTGAGTGCTTTTAAGGAGTTTTTAAGATTTACCACTTTTGTTTGTGTCAACAGTAGCCTGATCTGAATTATATTTGAAAGAATGTGTTTGCTGACTGACAATTCTATATTTGTTTCTGACGATAACACCATTGTTTTGGATGACCCTTTGGATAAGTAGAGTGTGGAGTCTGATGGCTTGATGTACTGTAGAGGCACTGTAATGTGTGCAGAGTAAACTGTATTGAAAGGCATGcaagaggaataagatatatatCAATGGACTTAATGCTAATTTACAACAGTCCAAAGGGAGGGGTGGACTCTCCCTTATCAACTTATGCCTGTTGCATTCCTTTAAGTTaaattttgtggtttttgtaTGTGGGCAACAGAAAAATTGGACTCTTATAACCACTAACTGCAAGAGAGATTTAATAGTACATATTTAGAAACCGTAGTAATCTTTTGACatgacataaacacacctgtttTGCAGTTCACTGGTTATTTTAGGTATactgcttttttctcttttgggCTCTTTTGACTTCATTgcttttatttatctatctgtAGAAACATGTGCATCTAAAGCCATGTTTCTCCCTGCTGATATGACAAATCAAATGATGGCACCATGAGCGACCTTGTTTAATTACTTTTTCTAATAAAGCCAATCTAATAAGAGCAGTGACGGATTGGATATGGTAGGCCAAAAAGACCATTCTGTCAAATATTCCAAccagaattcatgtgttcttGTGTGGAAATTTAAAGGTTTCATCTGTCATATGCTTCCAGGGTAAAGCTGACTTCATGGGCAGAACCTTTGCCAAGCCTGTGGTCAAGATGGCGGACGAGCACTATGGCCCCCCACGCTTCCCTCCTCAGCTGGAGTACTATCAGATCTACCGTGGGAACTGCACAGCTGGAGAAATGCTGGCAGCCTTTGAACTGTTGCAGGTGAGCTTAATGTTTACATGGCTACAACTGTCACTGGAAGATCATATTgaagtaaatgttttataatcGTTTCTTGTGATGTCTGTTAGATTGGCCCCAACGGGAAAGCTGACCTGCCACCCATAGACGGTCCAACAGATATGGACCGCGGCCCAATCCTGCCTGTTCCGCTGGGAATCAGACCAGTGCTCAGCAAGTACAGGATTGAGGTGAAGACTTCATTTTAGCTTTAACTTGAAcaattttacttatttactagaaaaagcaaaagcaaaagaagCCAACAAAATCTCTGCTTACTCCAGGTGTTGTTCTGGGGCTTGAGAGACTTGAAGAGGGTGAATCTCGCTCAGGTGGACCGGCCTCGTGTGGACATCGAATGTGCTGGCAAGGGAGTGCAGTCTGCCCTCATCCCCAACTACAAGAAAAACCCCAACTTCAGCACCCTTGTCAAGTGGTTTGAAGTTGTATGTTATCATTTAAATTACTCcaatattatttacattttctatcaCCTTCTATTAAACTGAGTGGACTACTGACGCGTCAATACAAATTCCTTTACACTTATACTTCAAAGCAgttataatctatatttttcataataacaatgtgTCAAAtggtaatgtgtaatgtgaaaggcgTCGCCTGTAGTGATGAACCttcagagaattatcactcaactctgcagctctcttcGGCTTTATGGAGCGAGTTTCTGCTCATTGTTAAGCTGTCTAGCCgtagctttactgttttggttcagtctcaccactctcatattgttgtttttggtcaAAGCAGGTGGCTGTTTTCAGagtaaaagctctaaaaacccattGTATACTACCAGCTCAGGAcgaaatggcaaacagacacagttagcgactagctggtgaacctagtggaacatttagcagctaaagagacagatatttccttcaggagttggtagagacaaaacacagagcTAATGGAGAGTGAACATTGAACTTCACCATCTCAGGTGGACaaaaacacgactccaaatgaatgataatgttgcatCACAAtcgctggatgtgtaaataaggaactgtttgctaacaagttcaacatatcacttataagctgatgatatgtcacatatgttgtgtttacaatGTGTTTCTGATTTCCCCAATgggccaaaaaatcagttaatgcaggtttaaagtatGAAACTAATCCTGGATTTTGTGTCTCAGGATTTGCCTGAGAACGAGTTACATCACCCGCCTCTGAACATCCGAGTGGTGGACTGCAGGGCTTTTGGCCGCTACACTCTGGTTGGCTCCCATGCTGTCACCACCCTGCGGAAGTTCATCTACAGGGCAACAGACAAGCAGGCCAACAACTGGTCCACTACAGGTAGGTTGGCCCTTAATAAACCAAAATCTGGAGTCATATTACACAATTTTCACATTACTTACTTATTATAACTTGCGAttctgaaaattaaaaacacacaatatatgttTGCCCAAGCAATGTTGTCTCTGGTTGTCATGATttaattttgagaaatatgtcATTCACAACATCTGTTTATCTTCCAGAGGAAATTGTTGTTGTCAACATGGAACCTGAGCCTGCTTATAAGAAGATGGAAACTGTGGTCAAACTAGACTCTGtgagtttttacattttcaattttatgtAACCTTTATTGATAGAATTAGACCCTGTTTGAATTAAAAATCCCATATAAAAGACAAGTCTAAAACAGAGAGCTCTTGACAGACACCATTCACACACTACCAAGTGAACAATTATGGAATAAAGAGCCAATCAGATCAGGCTGTGTAGAGTAAAATATTGTTGCATGATTTTACATTACGCaatctgtttctctgtgtagTGCTCCGATGCTGTGGTCAAAGTTGAGGTGAGGTTGctttatattttatgaattaaaagattttatgttttatcaagGAAACTCAAAACTATACTGACAAcctatttaatgtttttttttgtatgaaaaggATGATGATAAGGATGGAaaggggaaaaagaagaagaggaagaagggtGATGAGACTGAAGAAGAGGAACTTGACGAGAGCATGCTGGACTGGTGGTCCAAATATTTTGCCTCCATTGAAACTTTGACAGAGGTAAGAAATTTGGATTTATTGACTGTAGCAGCTAGATGAAGTTAAGCTATACTTAACAAAACCATCCAGTGCTACAAAGTATCATGGcagctaaaataaaatgctcttatatttaaacttttcttattatattttttcacatcttTATTATCTTGGGGAAATTTGGATCTTGTTTTGATCTTgataaaaagttttaaaaatgacctCCTGCTCCTATAGGCACTCAAGGCTCAAGAGGCAGCTCTCTCAGATTCAGAGGACAAAGATGACATGGACATTGCAGATGGTGGAGGTAAAAGTTTTATGTTGTCTGTCATGCTTTCACATGCTTCTCTGTCAGCCCTGAACCAAGTAGTAGTAAaatctgagagaaaaacagcaaaattgaCTTCCTTTGAAACTTTTCTTTGATTATTTAAACTGTCTTGCACTTCAAGTACTCAACTGCCATCTCCTAATACTGAAGGATGATAAATAGGACCAAcaaagatgctttttttttaacttttcaaatgAAGTTCATCTTTTATAAGCTGACTAACTGTGTTGTTCTCTTCTACAGTGCAGTAGTGATCCGCTGCAACACTCATAGCCCAAGAATGCCTACATGTAAATACTGACATGAATCCAAATTTCCATATGTGGGCCAACCGCTTTTTCTCTCCCATATGCATATTAACCGTATGCTTGCCATGAAAGTTGTCAATTAGAACTAAATCATAATGCAGATTgatgaactttttaaaatgatataaatacattttaaacatgtttgattctGTGCTGTACCAACCAGAGTCACCAATTTATAATTTGAGAAAATATATACTTTGTGCTGTACCATGTAAACTGATGTTTATGTGACATACAGTGGAAAAGTAATAAGAACATTGTGAGCTTGTCTTTAATGAGCTCTACAGAGACCTCACAGCTCTACAGCTGCCTGCCTGGAGGATCCTGTCTCGTTACCAAGTATCCCCACTGAACTGTATACTTCAGTAGTATACAATTCAATGGTATGCTTGCTGTATACAGCTGGTTTTGGCAACTTTCATGTGGAATTCATGTCTCGAGTGCTCTGCTCCTtcacccccccgccccccaccccctcttCACTCCATCTTCACCGCTAACCTGTACTCAGATATCAAACCTGATGACTCTCCTGTGAAAGGCAccaagagaggaaaaggaaagaaggacAAGAAGAGGCCAGTACTCGATCCGGCAGGGAAGAGAAAGCCAAAGCTGGATGAACTTAAGGTACTAAAATGTCTCGTTTAAACTCTTGTGAAGATAACAATTGACTAGAATTGACTATACTTGTTGTTTGTACATGACAAGATGTTATAGGTAGAAATGTAACCTGGAATGGTGCAAAattgtgagaaaaagaaaacagaattcatgtttttaatttttttttttgttctcaaaCAAGGTGTATCCCAAGGAACTGGAGGGTGATTTTGACGACTTTGAGGACTGGCTGCACAGTTTTAACCTGTTCAGGGGAAaaggtggtgatgatgatgaccaAAATGTGACAGACGAAGACAGGATTGTTGGAAAATTCAAAGTAAGAGCAGAGAGAGTACAATACATTAAGATAGGATGAAgttatttttctctcagttAAGTAATTTTTTCTGTACATACCTATAATATCTATTGACAAACAGGCTAATCATGGATTACCATTTTATTTAGCTAACTTAAGACTGTTAAAGAGAGTGAGGAATGCTTCTGATTGTAAAGCGTTTTTCTCAATATTATTGTGACATGTAACCTTTGTGTTTCTTAAGGGCTCAATGTGCATGTACAGAGTGTCAGATGATATGCCCAGAGACGTGAGCTTTGACTCCAACATGGGGATGTTTCAGAACATCCCTCACAACGACCCGATTAACATCCTCGTCCGCATCTATGTCATCAGGGTAAGCTATGTATTCTGCACTCTACtgcattttaatgtgaataCTGTTGtagatatgatttttttttaaaaatcaatttaattaaTTCTGAGTTCACACTATTTATTGGTAGGCGACTGATCTGCATCCAGCTGACATTAATGGGAAAGCTGACCCGTACATTGCAATCAAACTGGGAAAGACAGAGATCAAAGACAAAGAGAACTACATCTCAAAACAGCTGAACCCTTTGTTTGGCAAGTAAGTAGAAAGACTTTATTCTGTAACATTCGGTAGATCAATACAAaggtattatttgattatacagtacatgtattgATTATGCATAAAAACCTAACAAATGCTGTATTTCTCATCCTCTCAGGTCCTTTGATGTTGAAGCCACATTCCCAATGGATTCCACACTAACAGTGTCAATTTATGACTGGGATCTGGTGGGGACTGATGATCTGATTGGAGAAACCAAACTTGACCTTGAGAACCGCTTCTACAGCAAACACAGAGCCACATGTGGTATCACGAGTAACTACGCCATGTAAGAATCAAAGACTGACCTCCCTGTGGCAGTGTGTGGACAAACTTAAGTAAATAATATAATGTGGAGCATCAGGAAGTAGTGTTAGATGATATGTCAGCCACAGAATAGTACATGAAATTGAAACTTGTGTAATGTTTTTTTACTTGAGTgtagtgtcatttttttcataaaggaGGTATAATCTTATTATAAACTGTAGAGTCATCATAgctttacataatgcattatTTTTCATAGCTATAATTACTTTTATTCTTCTCTGTAGCCATGGTTACAATGTTTGGAGGGACCCGATGAAACCCACACAGATCCTGGCTAAGCTGTGCAAGGATGGCAAACTGGATGGGCCTCACTACGGCCCTGGAGGAAGAGTGAAGGTGGAGAACCGTGTCTTCATGGCACCGACTGAGATCGAGGATGAAAATGGTACGTGCAGATTTCATTCACAGTTTTGTTAATCTTAATATCCACCAGGAAAATATTTTGGATGAGAAGTGTTTTGTCTGTAGTATTGGCTGCTTGTGATATTGGTAACACAAGATGGACTTGTTGTAATTTGTGCCGGAGCCGCAGCTAAATGCCTACAGTACCTGTAAAAATGCAAAGTGTGATTTCgaataaattttaaattaaaccaCATGGATTATTTGATGTTGTTTGGCAGGTCTGAAGAAGCAGACAGAGGAACATCTGGCTCTGACCGTGTTGAAG
It encodes the following:
- the LOC121914073 gene encoding otoferlin-like isoform X3, which gives rise to MKRSKHRGHKEDRNGDEPAILETENLFMGGGQDPDTISLASVTAVTTNVSNKRSKPDIKMEPSSGRPVDYQVSVTVIEARQLVGLNMDPMVCVEIGEDKKYTSMKESTNCPYYNEYFVFDFHVPPDVMFDKILKLSVIHSKNLLRSGTLVGTFKLDVGTIYGQAEHQFYHKWALLSDPDDITAGCKGYIKCDIAVVAKGDTIKTPHKANDSDEDDIEGNLLLPEGVPAERQWARYYLKIYRAEGLPRMNTSIMANVKKAFIGENKDLVDPYVQVLFAGQKGKTSVQKSCYEPIWNEQIVFTEMFPPLCKRMKIQIRDSDKVNDVAIGTHFLDLRKISNDGDKGFLPTLGPAWVNMYGSTRTYTLMDEYQELNEGLGEGVSFRARLLISLGVEILDPSSPEITSSTEVQVEGVPNISETATGKVEEFFLFGSFLEATMIDRKIGDKPMNFEVTIGYYGNEIDGVAKPQTKGKKGGGDGDEEETELIHNSSEDEIDDDGDLTSVATTPPMKPVITDRNYFHLPYFERKPCVYIKSWWQDQRRRLYNANIIDNIADKLEEGLNDVQEIIKTEKTYPERRLRGVLEELSQACSQFLSLANKDQNQSGRTKLDRERLKLCMSEVESIGTQAKAMRSQVKKSTVRDKIKLAHNFLQKLRFLVDEPQHSVPDVFIWMISNGKRIAYARVPSKDLLYSNIDEERGKDCGKVKTIFLRIPGKKGFGPAGWTVQSKIEIYLWLGLNRQRKDYLSGLPNGFEENKLSRGPGLPCSPPISLTYMMKQIFQLRVHMYQARSLFAADSTGLSDPFARVFFSTQSQVTEVLAETLCPTWDQLLVFENVELFGEASELRDDPPIIVIELYDQDTVGKADFMGRTFAKPVVKMADEHYGPPRFPPQLEYYQIYRGNCTAGEMLAAFELLQIGPNGKADLPPIDGPTDMDRGPILPVPLGIRPVLSKYRIEVLFWGLRDLKRVNLAQVDRPRVDIECAGKGVQSALIPNYKKNPNFSTLVKWFEVDLPENELHHPPLNIRVVDCRAFGRYTLVGSHAVTTLRKFIYRATDKQANNWSTTEEIVVVNMEPEPAYKKMETVVKLDSCSDAVVKVEDDDKDGKGKKKKRKKGDETEEEELDESMLDWWSKYFASIETLTEALKAQEAALSDSEDKDDMDIADGGDIKPDDSPVKGTKRGKGKKDKKRPVLDPAGKRKPKLDELKVYPKELEGDFDDFEDWLHSFNLFRGKGGDDDDQNVTDEDRIVGKFKGSMCMYRVSDDMPRDVSFDSNMGMFQNIPHNDPINILVRIYVIRATDLHPADINGKADPYIAIKLGKTEIKDKENYISKQLNPLFGKSFDVEATFPMDSTLTVSIYDWDLVGTDDLIGETKLDLENRFYSKHRATCGITSNYAIHGYNVWRDPMKPTQILAKLCKDGKLDGPHYGPGGRVKVENRVFMAPTEIEDENGLKKQTEEHLALTVLKHWEEIPRVGCKLVPEHVETRPLLHPDKPGIEQGRIEMWVDMFPKDMTAPGPALDISPRKPKKFELRVIVWNTDEVVLEDDDIFTGEKSSDIFVRGWLKGQQEDKQDTDVHYHSITGEGNFNWRFVYPFDYLMAEEKIVISKKESMFAWDETEYKIPARLNLQVWDADHFSADDFLGAIELDLNRFPRGAKTAKQCTIEMVTNETEMPMVSIFKQKRIKGWWPFVARNEEDEFELTGKVEAELHLLTGEEAEKSPVGEGRNEPEPLEKPNRPDIALLWFLIPFKAAKHLICDQYRWLTIKILAVLLLLAILALFLYNMPGYMVKKMLGA